DNA sequence from the Callithrix jacchus isolate 240 chromosome 13, calJac240_pri, whole genome shotgun sequence genome:
ATCGAGGCAGGTATATCTCCCCCTTGTTAGCCATCAGGCTCCTACATCCCCGAGAGAAGTAACCGCATCTGACCCGCAGTCATGAGGGTCTCTGCTAACTGCCTTTCTTAAATtaaccccaccccactcccacatGGAAGCCCTAATAAGAACCGAGCACCTTGGAGATGCCACCAAGATGCAGTCGACTTAGGCCCAGGGCTGTCTCTCTTTCCTCAGTGGCTCCACCATGCCTCCCGCATCAGACGCGGACCTAGCAGAGCTCACACTGCCTTCCGGTAAAGAAGGACCTGCGCTTGCAGAGAATTGGGCCGGCAGCACTGCAGTAGCACCTGAGGAACAGCAGGTGGCACTCCCGCCCTTAAATAGTAATTTCCCACGCGGGATTTCAAATGCGAGCGCTGTAAAGTTTTGCTCAGCAAACGCAGTGTTTTCTTCTGCACCCAAAGTGTCAGTATTACAACAGTAGCTCAGGGGGCACTACTGACACTTTGAACACGCTGGCTGCGGCCCTGGAAGGCTGGTCGCCCCGTCTCTAACCAAGTGTGGTGATGTCATGACCTCCTGTGCTGGCCGCAGGGCTGAGGACCTGAGCCCGGGGGCCTCTGCTCTTTCTCTGGGGTGGCGCCGCTGCCGTCCGTGCCTCCTGCCCAGTCTGTGGTGGGGACTCCGCAGCCAGGGCGGGTCAGGTTCTCAGTCTGTGCTGAGGTCTCACCTGGGCTTTGCCTTCGTCTCCCCCAGGTGGCTCCCAAACTCTAAAACGTCAATCAGACCAGGATGAGTCTGTATCATCTGGtcccttttgctttctttctgggCTGCACCAGAACCTTGGCAGAACTCTGTGGTTTAAGTACAAAATGGTGCTACATCTCAGTCTTTCAACACTTTCACTTCCACCGGCCCCCAGCCCAGTGTCCTGGACCTGCCGCTAGTGTCAACTCTGAGTGTAGACACAAGTTAAACTGTTCTTTCATGCACATGCAGTTAAACTTACAGACCCTCAACAAGAGCCTTGACGCCCTCAAACTGGGGTAAATATTCTGGGGAAGCTGTGGGTGGACGTGCGGGTGTGGGCATGAGAAGAGAGAGGCCTCCAGCAGCAGCAAGGGTATTCCCACACACGCTGAGGCTGTCTGGTAGCCCCAGCAGACACAGGGTGTGTGGACCTTGGACAGGCCCCTGGGACATGGTTTTGACCCGGTAGGGAAGGGCAGTCATGGCGCCCTCCAGACCTACTTACTCCCCAAAGGCAGCGCCTGTTAATGCTATCACCTGGCAGTTTGatatttcaacatgtgaatttcagAGGGACAAAAATGTTCAGAGTACAGCACCATCCAAGACAGGAAGTGAAAGATACCAGGTTCCTAGGACCTGGGCCCAGCAAACGGCACGGTGCTAAGTCAGGTGTATTCTATTGGTGAAGACGTCACCTGACTTAGATTCAACAGGAAACAAGTAAACCTCCCTTTCTGTGGGAGGAGAGTCCAAGAACTGGGGCCATTTTAAAACAGCCCAAGAGAGTTATTCTTTCATAGATTTTTGGATAAAATCGCTGCAGGCAACAATGCCAGACACATAGACAGCTTGTGAGAGGCAGCTGGGAAGGTGGACAAAGGGCAGGGGACTCAAAGCTCCTGCCTGTCCCAGCTGGATCTGCAGGCCCAGGAGTCGCTGTGTGGCACAGGCAGCACCAGGACCCTCCCTGCAGGGAGGTGGACAGAGGGctgaggggagggaagggcagtGGAGGAACACAGCGTGCCTGTTAccatggggcagggcagggcctgcGTGGGGGTGAGTTCTGAGGATTGTCCATCTCTCAGCTCCTCAGAGTGCACCGCCCTGTCCCTCCTCTCAGCCCTTTGTCCACCGTCCTGCAGGGAGGGTCCTGGAGCTGACTGTGCCACACAGCGACTCTTGGGCCTGCAGATCCAGCTGGGACAGCTTTGAGTCCCCTGCCCTTTGTCCACCCTTCCCAGCGCCTCTCACAAGCTGTACAGACATCATTGCCTGCAGCAATTTTACaaagaactgtgaaagaataacTCTCTTGGGCTGTTTTAAAATGTGGCCCTAATTCCTGGACTCTTCTCTCACAGAAAGGGAGGTTTACTCCTTTCTTGTTGAACCTGGGTTGAGTGAGATCTTCACCGATAGAATACACCTGACTTAGCACCGTGCCATTTGCTGGGCCCAGGTCCTAAGAACCTGGTATTTCACTTCCTCTGTCTTGGATGGTGCTGCCGTCTGGATATTTTTGTCCCTCTGAAATTACTGTGTTGGGATATTAAACCGCCAGGGGATAGCGTTAGCAGGTGGTGCCTTCGGGGAGCTGAGTAGGTCTGGAGGGCACCTCACAagtaggattagtgcccttatagaaGAGGCCCCAGGGAGCTCCTTCATTCCTTCAGgcgaggacacagtgagaaggtgccatctaGGAACCAGAAAGCTGGTCCTcagcagacaccaaatctgctgccATCTTGATTTCGACTTCTCAACTTCTAGAACACTGAGAAATACATCTGTTGTTCACAAGCaactcagtttatggtattttttttttaaatagcagatGGACTAGGAGGGCTAGTCACTTTGGGGCCCAGACACAGTGCTTTGAGGAAGCCTCGGTGTCACACAGGAAGACGAACTGAGACCACTAGCAAGTGTGAGCTAGAGAACACAGAACAGCCAGCTTTCCGGGAAAAACCCAAACCCTGATTTTCAGTGTTTGTACATTTCTGTGGTTAAAATCCTCCTAGCTACGAATAGTTTAAAGAGTGTCACACAAACCTCCTCTCTCATGAGGCGGCATGATCTGGCCCCAGCACACCTTGAGGTCCCATCCCTCAGCCCTGTGAGAGCTCCCAGCCGAGCCAGCACTGCCTGCCACCTGTGCATGAGGGTCTCTGTCCTGAGGCCTTCAGATCGCAGCAGAACCTCTCCTCTGATGCCGGTGGAGATCAGGGCCTGCAGATCCAGCTGGGACAGCTTTGAGTCCCTTGCCCTTTGTCCACCCTTGCCCTTTGTCCACAATTGCCAATGTGTGAGTGAAGCCCTGATCATGTTGTTTCAATCCACTATGTTTGGTGTGTTTTTTCCCAGAGCAGTAGATGAACAGAGGGCATTTTCGCAGTCTTGGTGAGGAGTTAGACTtgtgcatttgtgtatgtgtaaacttctgcttctgtaaaatactAGTGAAGTAGGCTGGGATCCTCTCATCTTATTCCCACAGTGTCACAGAGCCCATGGTAGTGGGAGCATGAGACTGTGGACTGTTTGGAGTGACTGAAGAATGGGTACATTCTTAGTTTAAATTCTTCCTGCAGGTGGAGTCTCAACCTCTGCCCTCAGTGACAACTCAGAGGAGGGAGGGACTCGGCACTTGGCTGGAACAACAGGGAAAGAAATAGGGATTTTCTCCAGGAGATTAGCTACAAAGGTCACAGGGAGATGACCATGAATGACATGGGCTGTCACCTGGGGAGAGAGCCCAAAGCAAGATCAGGGGAAACAAAGGTGAAGACAGCAGTGTGACTCAGGCTTTGAGTCCTAGGATCAAGCATTTCGTAAAGCCAGAATTCCTAGGTATGGGAATGAAAATGTTGACCCAGCGCCGGGCAAGGTAGCTcagcttgtaatcctagcactttgggaggctgaggaagagtggcttaaggccagaagtttgagaccagcttgggcaacatagcaagacccctgtctctaaaagaaaaaaaaaaaaaagttgactcaGCTTGACATGATTTCTAACGTTTTACTCCAAGACTTCACTAATGCCTGAAAATGATCAAAAATATCAAAGTGGGAGAACGTGAGGCAAGGATGGTGCAGGGCACAAGGACAGGAGATGACAGCACAGGACAGGTGTCCCGTGTACAGCCTGGGCATCGGACTCCCTGCTGATTCCCTTGCACAGCCCCTGGAAACAGCCTTATTGATGCTGGTCAGCAGGGAAGGAGGACGGCTACATGAGACGCTGAAAGGATAGCGGGTGAGGTTGTGACGGGAGCTTCGTAGCTGATGTTCATAGCTGGACAAGTGCCAGTGCTGGCAGGAGGTATGGGTGGTCATGGGGTGGGGTCACTGTCATCCAGGAGGACAAAGCACTGAGAGGTTGGGAGGGTGACCTGCCAGGTAACATTAGAGTGAAAGACCGTTTCCCATAATCTTAAGTTTCTTAATGAGTTGAATGGCTTTGAGcagcaaagggaaaaaatacaGAGGTTTAGAAAAGAGAACAAGTAGTTATCTGATTTCTTACATTCTGGTTCTGCTTGGAAGAGGAGTTCAGGGTCtcaaacagagaaacagaaaagaagaaaaaaaatgccaatgtCTTGTATTAAAAGGAAATCACAAGACTTTTAAGAAATGTCAAGGAAGTATTTACTGAAGACTGTTGAAATAGACGTCAAAACGTTGCAACGGGCAAGCCGTTGGACTCCTCTGTCCCGAAGCCCAAGGCAGGAATACAGTGGCCCTGGGTGAAGCTAGTGGAAAGGTTCTGGCGGTTGGTGGTGGGGAAGTTGAGCAGTGTGATTGGGCCACCTGTGTTTGCTAATTAGTTAGGGGATAGACCCCTATCCTGCCGCAGAGCCAAGGCCGCCATCCCCTTGGGTAACTACGTTTATAGGGATGAGGCATCTGACTTACTCCTTGCTGTTCTGCCACTTGAGTTATTCAAAGGAGAAAATGTCCTGTACAACACTAGTAAACACAGAGTGCTTCCCAGCAAACAGTTCTGGGTCTCACTTGAGGCCGAGCAAGTTGCCCGGGTTGCTCGGAGACCCTCACACCTCTCCCTGAATTCTCTGTCCATAGAGTTTGCAGGTGTCATCGCCCACCCTAGACTGCAGTAGCAGAAGTCGCACGTGGTGGTCCCAGTGTGCCTTTatccacccagcagagcagggatGCTCCATCCTCCTCTGCCCCTTTTCCTTGAGTTGATAGATGCTTCTCAGCAAATAGGCCCGAATTCTACTCCATCCTTTCCTGCTGCAGCAGCAGTTCCTCTTAATTCGGTGGAGGTTGGCCTCCTCCTGCCTAGCTCTTACACTGATTCTCTGATCTCTACCTAATGTTCGGCCTAATAATTCCTTTAATTTATTGAAAGTTTAAACATCTTTATGTTTCAGTTTAAGATTTACCATGAAATCTATCCTTGGCATTCCAAGATGGAATGGTCTTTTCTGTCTTTCAGAAGTCCTAATGCTTCATGGCGCCACGTGTTCCCCATCACAGCTCCTGtattttagtcttttaaattagttttaattaGTCTTTTTGAGGAATGCTGTCCCATGAACTAGACACATGGACTGCTTTACCTCTGTAgggttcagtattttttttttgtaagctaTTTAGGAACAACAATGCAATTTTGtatcaatataaattttaagtaaaattaatttagttGAAATTAATTTCTTGATCTTGTGCCATGTATGAGATGGTCATCTGTGCACTGGGGGATGATGAGGACTAGAATATGCAGCTTCCCTCCCACTGTTTTGAGACAAATGTTCCAGAGAGTGAGTGAAATGCACAGAATGTGAGGTAGCTTAAAATTCTACAGTTAATAAAaagaagagggggagagaggTTTCCAGGGGGAACTAGTtgcaatttaaaattaagaaatcagaaaagctCTCAGTGACAAAGGGAAGTTCTAGCAGAGACCCCAGGACCTGGGGTGTAAGGCAGGTGGAGTTCTGGGTGACGTGCAGAAGCCGCGTGATGGAGTCTGCCCGGCCCAGTGGACAGTTAGGAGCAATATGCAGGACCTAGTCAGCAAGGACCACCTGACTTCAAGTCAGTGGCAGTCACAGGAACCGAAGGAAGACTGTCTGCCCTTCACATCCTGAAACCCCAAATATCACCTTCACCTTCTGTACAAGGGGAAGAGCTTGGACCATTTCTTTGCCAATCACAGACCCACTATGTCCTCCCTGGGACCTCTATTGGGTTCCCCAGCTGTGTGGTGTCTCAGTGGGCTGCCTGGACCCCTGAGCTGCCTCTTCAGACTGGCAGAGCTTCAGTCTGGggctgaggcctcctcagaatcTGCATGAGAACAGCTGCTTCCTTCTCCTGGACTCTGGGTATTGTGGTTGTTGGTGGTCACAGCTGTGTCTCCGTCCATCAGAATGGGGAAAATCCTACTGGAAGCACCGTTGCTGTCTTTGCAAACTGTGGTTTCTCTGTCACTCTTGGAAGTCTCGGGGGCATTCTGTGAATGACCCTCCAGATAAGACGAGCTATGGCTTGAACAGACAAGTTATTTTTTCCAGCATGTGTAGTGGATGCACAAACTGGAACTGCTGGAtctaaaatataagaaatctGTGGCTCAAGATGGACTTGTCCCTGGGGCTGTGTGGCTTTGTCTTCATAGGCCATTGGCAAGCCAGCCTCAACTATTGTTAAAGGTACAGTGGGTTTCCAGGGGATggacagagaggagagacaggaggAAGGGTCACAACTCACCCCAGCAAGATGTCAGCCTGGCCCTCAGAGACACCGGGGTTAGGCAGTGACCCTGTCtcctggaggggaggaggaagacaggCTCAGGAAGGCGCACACCCCACATGTGCTGTGCCTGGTGGGGAGGCTGCAGGTGGGGGCAGGACAGCAGGGGGCGCTGTGGCCTTCCCGGCAAATGCCCTGAGCATCTCAGAGGGCGCTCCTGGTTCATTCCCTTTCCCCAGACCTGGTTTCCTGCTCACCCACTAATGTGCAGGACGTTTTGGGGTATCAGAGCCTCAGCACCCTGCAGCAGCAACAGGAACTGAAGGTTTTTGGTGAAgtgttttttctcttcattttttccatTGCCCCTTTGAAGCTGTATTTACTAAGCAGAATCAGGTTCTCAGCGGCTTTAAGTCAAGCCAGGAGAGTGCGCGCTGCAAAGTGCAGTGGAACATTTGTGCCTGTGCGTTTTCTAGGAGTGGAGACGACTTTATGGGTGTGGAATCCAGGTTTTAGTAGACGTGGCTGGAAGGTGTGTTTAATGAGGACGTCCCAGTGTGGACCGCTGCTCTTTCTGTTAGGTGCATCCAACAGAATTTGCTAACAACCAATTCCCTTCTTAATTAAAGTTGTTTCAATGGATCTCATGTAACCCTATGTCTTAAAAGGCAAATGGGTGACCTGGGCATGTTCAATACAACTCCAGTATTTTGACCCAGAGGATGGTGGTTTCTCCCAAGAAGTAGTGATGTTTGTGAGTAGCTAAGCTGATTCTTTTGCCTAGCCTATGAGACTTGCCTTTGAGAGTGAATCTGTTCAAAATGAGGCAGAGTGAAAAGACAGAGCAGTGGATGGtgagatcagtggcagcatttgTGCCTTCGTTTCGATTTGTGTCTGAAGCCATGGCTCCTCCTTAAAGATTCTAGAATTTGAAACTTCAATTTGTTCAAAATTCTTGACATGGGATTCTGGCAGGTGCTTTCCAGTGTCTTGATACAGACACATATCAAACTTTAAAGAGGTGTAAACAAAGACATCTTGTTACAAGGCATTTATTTAGGATCAAGAAAGATGTTAAGGAGAAAGTAGTTTAGGAGAAAAAACCATTTCCTGTAGCTCTCAAAGCAGTTGCTAATTCTGCAATCTTAGCTGCAGAAGAATGTGAAGCTTACACCACGGATGACACATGGCATTCTCTTGGACAGCAGGATATTAATCTGCAAGCGAGCAGCAGTATGCGAAGCCCACACCACCAACGATGCAGCTCCCAGCACGACGTTCTGCTGGCCGGCAGTACACTAACCTGCACGTGCAGGCCAAGCCCCTCGTTGAGCCTGGGGACACAGACAGAGCATCCGAAACTGAGCACCACGGTCGGCAGTGGGTGGTAAAGGGAATCTTGGGAAGTCACTTGCTGGCTGTTGGGGGATGTTGGCTGCATTACAGCCGGTAGCACAAACAACCTCAGCCAATAGGAGTAAATACACAGAGCAGTGCTGGTCATACAGGATTAAGGACTCGTCCTGCTTTGCTCTCATTTCTGTGCTTCTGCCCCACCACACACGCCTGAACACACTCTTAAGCTCACCTCCAGTTTTTAAAAGGTTCTCTACAGGCGGAATAACATAGTCTCCCTGTAATATCTACTTGTTTAGATCCAGAAAGAAAGAGTCAGTCTGTCTCTCCATATCTTAACCCTGGGGAATTTTATAGACATATCTTGGAATCAAGTCTTTGGAGAAAGAAAACTACTTAGATTTGTTTGGCTCTCCGTTCAGTTTGGAGATAAGAATGTCAAGGCCCATAGATGCTAAGTAAAGCCATCTCAGTGACATCCACCATGGAGACTCGATTCCAGAGCCCGTCTCCCATCCATCCCTCTAGACTCTGGCCTCACTCACCTGAAACCTGAAGAGCAGAGATTTTGTCACATGCAAAGGAAATAGATATGTCCTGGTCATCGACCCCAGGCTGCTCCTGGCCTGCAGCCTCATCACATCTTGCCTGGAGTGGCCCTGCCTGGGCCTGGAGGGCCACCAGGAGAATGGCAGTGAGGAGGGCGAGGGTCCTCATGGCTGGGGCAacctggaggagggagagcaggagcaGATGTGTGGGGAGGGAGAAGCCAGCCTGGGTTTATAGCTCTGCAGGGAGAAGGCTCAGAGACAAGAAACCTTGGCATCCTGAGTGAGAGGAGATGTACATTTCGGTAGAGAGGGTGCGGGCTCCTATCAGCCTTGACATCCCTCCAATGCTCCTCTGGTCTCCCAGCTTTCTTCACATGAAGCTCTATGTTTAGTGTCTGTGCCAGGTTGAagctgatggtgatgatgaggaCCCTGGCATATTTTTCCTGTCTTCCAGAAATATCTAGTATTTCCtggttaaatatttaatattcaaaaaagaatagaaacagtgctttcatttaataatttaagaGAGCAGATGACTCTTATTTCCTGGTGATAGGCCCTACTGTTCTCTTGAGGTCTAAACACTGGTGCCAGACCTGAATTCCAGTGGGGCAGAGAGTCACTCATTGCAGACTTCAAGGTCATTATACCGTCATGAAGGGGTGACTGAGGTTATGGAGTGAGCAGGCTCCTGTAGGGGCCAGGGTGAAGAGAACAATGACCTTATCAGGCAACAGGTAAAGTGAGCTCAGTGAGACGGGTAAAGAGTTGTGTAAGGTTCATGACTTGCTATGTGCATACATGTGGTTCTTTCCCTCAGAAGATGTAGAAAAATCAGCTCACATGGATTGAAGACTAAACATAGACCTGAAACCATAAGACTATTAGAAGAGCATACCAAGCTTTGACACTGATGTGAGTAATGATTTCTTGGCTGTGACACCAAAGGTACAGgcaataaataaaagggaaaatcgACAAGAGAGGCTGCATTGAACGCTAAAGCATCTGCGTAGCAAAGGTAGCAACCAACACAGTGAAAGGCAACCCAGAAGATGTGAGAAAATGCAAACCCTCCGGGTAGACGGGGTAAATATCCGAATACATAAGGCAGTCAACTCGATAGCAAAAGTAAACAACATGACTGAAAAACAGGCCAAGGACCTGCAAAGGcttctctcaaaataaaagaacgTTCTAAAGAGCTGTGAGCGTCCGTACTGGACATGTCAAGTAGGTCACGTGTGTTTGGAAGGAAACTTTTTGAGTTTATTACCTTAGCTGGTAGCCAGGGCCCCCAGCAGCCACCAGAGGCCCAGACAGAAGTTCACAGCAGGGAATTCACCTGCTGGGTCCCTCCGCGGTAGCCCCACAGTGAGAGGTCAGACTAGGGGCACAGCTTCAATGTTGAAATCTCAATGTGAAAGTTTAAATTTTGTGTCACTTATGGATCCTCAAGCCAGGCAGGGCAACCACAGAGGGCAGACAGCAGTCCTGTGTCCTGGGTCTCATGTAGCAGGAGCAACACTGCACAGGAAGGAGAGGACTTCCCTATTTAAGGGTCTTTTGGGATGAGGTGTCTTAATTTTTCAGGGTTATTTTCTATTGGGCACTTTCAATAACTGTTAACAAGGGCAGTTGAGAAATTTGGCAGAAAGCTTGAATCCAAGCAGGAGTCCTCAGAGGGATGAACCCCACATCTGCTTTGGTCAGCCCTGGCCAGGCGCAGGCAGGAACCAACTATGGATTCTCCATGACTCCTAAGACAATTGCCCCATGATGCCCATGCTGGTGGCTGGGATGAACTACCTGGATGGAGGGAATATTTAAAGCCACTAGGAGAGCCCAGcctgcatatttttatatataccttGTGAGAGGACTAGGGTGAGAACAccacccacacacaggggagaggagactggggtgagaacaccacccacacacaggggagaggagactggggtgagaacaccaacacacaggggagaggagactagggtgagaacaccacccacacacaggggagaggagactggggtgagaacacccacacacaggggagaggagactggggtaagaacacccacacacaggggagaggagactggggtgagaacacccacacacaggggagaggagactagggtgagaacacccacacacaggggagaggagactggggtgaGAATGCCACCCACCCACAGGGTGAGAGGAGACTggggtgagaacacccacacacacacaggggaggagactggggtgagaacaccacccacacagaggggagaggagactagggtgagaacaccacccacacacaggggagaggagactagggtgagaacacccacacacaggggagcggagactggggtgagaacacccacacacaggggagaggagactagggtgagaacacccacacacaggggagcggagactggggtgagaacacccacacacaggggagaggagactagggtgagaacacccacacacaggggagaggagactagggtgagaacaccatccacacacaggggagaagagactagggtgagaacacccacacacacacaggggagaggagactggggtgagaacacccacacacaggggagaggagactagggtgagaacaccacccacacaggggagaggagactagggTGAGAACActcacaggggagaggagactagggtgagaacaacacccacacacaggggagaggagactagggTAAGAACACCacccacacagaggggagaggagactggggtgagaacacccacacacaggggagaggagactagggtgagaacacccacacacaggggagaggagactggggtgagaacacccacacacaggggagaggagactggggtgagaacacccacacacaggggagaggagactggggtgagaacaccacacacacaggggagaggagactagggtgagaacacccacacacaggggagaggagactggggtgagaacacccacacacaggggagaggagactagggtgagaacacccacacacaggggagaggagactagggtgagaacaccacccacacacaggggagaggagactagggtgagaacaccacccacacacaggggagaggagactagggtgagaacacccacacacaggggagacaggactagggtgagaacacccacacacaggggagaggagactggggtgagaacacccacacacaggggagaggagactagggtgagaacaccacccacacacaggggagaggagactagggtgagaacacccacacacaggggagaggagactggggtgagaacacccacacacaggggagacaGGACTAGGGTGAGAACAccacccacacacaggggagaggagactagggTAAGAACAccacccacacacaggggagaggagactagggtgagaacacccacacacaggggagaggagactagggtgagaacacccacacacaggggagaggagactagggtgagaacacccacacacaggggagaggagactagggtgagaacacccacacacaggggagacaggactagggtgagaacacccacacacacacaggggagaggagactagggTAAGAACAccacccacacacaggggagaggagactagggTAAGAACAccacccacacacaggggagaggagactagggtgagaacacccacacacaggggagacaGGACTAGGGTGAGAACACCaacacacaggggagaggagactggggtgaGAACACCAACACACAGGGGAGACAGGACTagggtgagaacacccacacacaggggagaggagactggggtgagaacacccacacacaggggagaggagactggggtgagaacaccacccacacaggggagaggagactggggtgagaacacccacacacaggggagaggagactagggtgagaacacccacacacaggggagaggagactagggTAAGAACAccacccacacacaggggagaggagactagggTAAGAACAccacccacacacaggggagaggagactagggtgagaacacccacacacaggggagacaGGACTAGGGTGAGAACACCaacacacaggggagaggagactggggtgaGAACACCAACACACAGGGGAGACAGGACTagggtgagaacacccacacacaggggagaggagactggggtgagaacacccacacacaggggagaggagactggggtgagaacacccacacacaggggagaggagactggggtgagaacaccacacacacaggggagaggagactggggtgagaacacccacacacagggtgagaggagactggggtgagaacacccacacacagggtgagaggagactggggtgagaacacccacacacacacaggggagaggagactggggtgagaacacccacacacaggggagaggagactggggtgagaacacccacacacaggggagaggagactagggTAAGAACACCACCCActcacaggggagaggagactagggtgagaacacccacacacaggggagaggagactagggtaagaacacccacacacaggggagaggagactagggtgagaacacccacacacaggggagaggagactggggtgagaacacccacacacaggggagaggagactagggTAAGAACACCACCCActcacaggggagaggagactagggtgagaacacccacacacaggggagaggagactggggtgagaacacccacacacaggggagaggggactggggtgagaacacccacacacaggggagaggagactggggtgagaacacccacacacagggtgagaggagactggggtgagaacacccacacacacacaggggagaggagactggggtgagaacacccacacacaggggagaggagactggggtgagaacacccacacacaggggagaggagactagggTAAGAACACCACCCActcacaggggagaggagactagggtgagaacacccacacacaggggagacaggactagggtgagaacacccacacacaggggagaggagactggggtgagaacacccacacacaggggagaggagactggggtgagaacacccacacacaggggagaggagactagggTAA
Encoded proteins:
- the DEFA4 gene encoding defensin alpha 4, translated to MRTLALLTAILLVALQAQAGPLQARCDEAAGQEQPGVDDQDISISFACDKISALQVSGSTRGLACTCRLVYCRPAERRAGSCIVGGVGFAYCCSLAD